aaataagtgcATTGCAAGTAAGGTATTTTTACATTTAAATAATAGCCGCTCAGCCAATTTCCCCTTGATGACTACACATCTTCACCACGAGCGCGCTGTCGGCGTTTCTCCTGCTCAAGCTTCTGCTTGCTCCAGCTCCTGTTCCCCTATTCTGTACCCAGTGCCCACACGTGGAAGCGCATATAAAATTTCTAgtgttttttaattattttatttttattcagttttcttTCTAGTTTTGTATCGACgggataataaataattgaaattggaatCTGATATCTCGTTCTGCATTTTATCTTCATTTAATTTTGCAATATTGCAATAGAATTACAAACAACAGTTTTACAGTACTGCAAAAGAAAAGGCAAAGCATCATGAATCCAGTATTGAAGGtaagatttattattttaattggttattttatttatGGGTTTCAGctcaattgatttattttgtatgTTAGCATTATGTTATAAATGTATTGGCTCTCATAATGTCTTGAAAAAGGTGCACTTCAATACACTAGAgactcaataataatttatagctTCATTATTTTTGGCCacaattgaaaattgttgaacttCTTCAGTGGATTTTGCATAACCTACTTTCAATCACTGAATCGGCAGAAATAATGGTATAACAGGTTTTAATTAATACAtcgatttttataatattaggcTATTTCATTGAGGTTAGGAGTTTCATTTTAAATTGTCTTAATGTCCAGTAGCCCATTTTAGCATTTTATCATTTGTGCTTTTTCTAAAATTACTAaagtatttcaaaaaatataaattttttgccatttaaaagcaaaaacctagcTTCTGTAACATTTTCTTTCAACTTTTAGATTACCGTATGCTCTTCTAATTTGATTTTATACCTATACAAGACATTTTATAACTGGCCGAGTAACCAATCAGAAGAACTCCTAATTTTAAGCTGTGTTTGCATTGGTcaattttccttgatttctagttttttttttcaacattaaaGTTGAATAGGTGATTTTGAAAACGtgaagtcaagtttacttgtattcaagttttcataacctcaaaagtatattttattatgaattaaGTTTTCATAAccttaaaaaatatatcattataaagtaaaaatttatttaatatcaaagttctttttttcatatcatactTTCTCTCGCATCATagtttttattgattgttttatacATTATCCACTTGCTCTTGCTCATAACTCAAACCCTGGACCCTGGTGATCCCCTATTCTACAGTTGTCCAGTATTTAACTAGTATCATCATTCTTTGCAGGTGAAGTCTGAGCCAAGAGACATGGATGAAGACGACATCAAAGAAGAGATTGACATTGACTACACCATGTCCTGGCTTGGCAAACAGGAAGTTTTGGTTGACGAACAGGTAAagttttgctgaggatgatgtcTACATgaactctaggcttgtgcgaggGTAATGATAATGACAGATGAGTCAACTACAAACTCAGTTACTTACAGCTTTACTTGGTTCCCAAACCACTGTGAAGTGCTTTTCAAACTAATAAATAGTATTTAGAGGAGTTCAGCTTCCAaagtggtcacccttacaaAGGGAGTATCAGACGAATGTAGCTTAACTTATCTTATAAATAGCTTATGAGAGCGACCACAAAGCCAAATTgcttctatattttgaatatagTTTCCAAGTAACagttgaaatttatcaattcaaaagatTATCTATTCCAGTCTCACTAATTTCCTAGATTTATCGCTTTATGAATCTAATAGTATTTGGAATTCGTCCAGTGCAATGAAATATGGCAGTGGATAACTTTTTTCAATACTGGAATCATTGATAAAATACAGCTCTGGAGCATTACtagtattatcatttattccaCATATTATAACTGATATGTTACAATCAAATATAGATTTTTCCCCAGTTGATACATTTCCAAAGTGAAGGACAGGACAGTGTTAGAAAAACGTTGTATTCTAGTTACTAAAAAGGTTGAGCTTAGTAGCAAGCTTTCAAAGTATGCCTTGTCATTTAGATGTATTAGCTTATAGGTAATTTAAGAATGCAAAAAACCAATATTTTGTAAGTAGTTAGAATTTGTTATGTTTGGAGTAAAAATTATTAACGAATCTCTCTGTTTGAGCAATTTGGATTCAAGACCACTGATTGTTCTAATGGATGTATCATAAAAAATCTGTAATTTATGGAAGAATCAGTTCTATGTTCAAACTGTGCATGTTGATATGATATTATCTTATTGTATATTTCCAGGTCTCCTCCAACCCTGGAAGTTCACTCACTGTTAAAGAGGAGGAAACGCACTCAACTGGAGAAGAATCTGTAAgagaaggagatgatgaagaaaacgAAAGCACATTAAGCAAAGGTTAGTTGATCTCTAGGCAATGTTTTTACTGcattttgataaaaaagtaattttgatagtTGAGAAGACAGTTCACGAAATTAATGGATATAAGTCTTAATGGGAaatgccccctgtgggttgggggagctttgagtcgaacgtactcaagaatgtgttgaaaacggaattcacccacagtatccctgcttgtcgtaggaggcgactaaaagggaccccaaggcaaatccagaagttgccttgccttcaaacccacgggatctgccccatcatgGCAGTGTCGGAgggacaaaaagaaaaacccaagagaccagagatgggtgaaactcatGGCACAAATGTgagtcaagaggctgagtcgagggtggccaggtgccctagaggcaatttggcgacccctccttcagcggaaggacctataagaaagccaggagtggaactcacgtaggtcacgagtttgtgggtggagaagccaaaactcaccactgctcaaagaagggcggccattcaggcaaaactccttgggagaggtgaggcttttgccCCGGCAGAGTTTCGGAGgtgaaaaacccaagagaccagagatagGTGTAACTCCAGGCACAAAAATGTGgatcaagaggctgagtcgagggtggctgggtgccgggcgccctagaagcagtttggcgtcccctctctcagcggaaggacctacaaaaaggccaggagtggaactcacataggtcatgagtttgtgggtggagagaccaaaccttaccactgctcaaagaagggcagCCATTTAGGAAAACCTCTTGGGAGAGTTGAGActtttgaccctgcgaagtttcggaggggcaaaaagaaaaaaccaagaggccagagatgggtgaaactccgggaacaaatgtgggtcaagaggctgagtcaggggtggccgggcgccctagaggcaacttggccaccccttcctcagctgaaggaccttcaaagaagaCCAGGAGTGTAACTCatgtaggtcacgaggactaatcagtctcagactaagagactgccaagcatttCACACTGGACTGCTACAAGCAAAccgggtgatgaatgggatgaatagggaaaaactcctggttcttgtaaaggacacaggtattggtttgcctaactaacatagtacttgggaacacaataagcttcggttgacgtgtggtgTTCTTTGAACCTTcagatccttgaatccgtcccttcaaaagcAATAAACAATAATGGGAGATTATGAGCTCTGAAAGATACTGTGAGATCATAGAAAGTTTGCAGAGAACTACTCAGAAGAAGAGCTGTTAGATAAcgtgtggagctagaaaaggatatagCTATATGTTTGCCTCGTCACCGACAAGAATAGTAAACCAATGTTGAACAGGTGCTGACATCAAGAACTCATCATAGACCATCCTATGCGATGCTCCAAACAACTTGCCACATCCAAATTACTATTTCTCCATATGGATGGAGAACGTTTTTCGAGTTGATGAGCAGTTGGAAAAGAAGTATGGTTTGTGTGAGATTCCCGACATCTCTTGCGAAATAAAGCTGTTGCGTCGTCAATTATTCTTAACCGATTAACCTCTAATTGGTGATTTAGGAATCAGGCAATTAGGTCTCGTCTGATTAGCCAAAACTGAAattagcaaataaaattacttgaGCTGTGACAGACTCGGTACTCTTATTTTATGATCTTGCCTCGTACTTTGCCTAGTCATCtcacaaaatgaaatattatctccaaacaaatataataatctttcatcatcatcatcaaatcaGAGTAATATAACGTTGTATGTTATTGTGAAGGTTATGTGCTACAcatatccatattgaataaaaacgacTTGATTGATAATAGGACAACTTAATTTACAACTAGTGATTTGTAAAAATCactgatttattaaaataaaattgagaaactaATTTAATTCATTATAGATCATAACATTATAAATCTCCAGTGAACTGTTTACTTGAATGATAATGGTGTAAGAACAAAGGCTAGTATCTCaaaatcatttgaataaatgatcgGTTTTGTAAATATCAGAtcgtttgattaaaaaaaatgtaaaattgtaTGTGCTGAAAATATTTGCTCAGCCTCAGTAGTTGTAGCAGTTGATTTTGACAAGTGATTGTTTTGATAAACATCTATTGATTGTGCTTTATGTCCTCTTGCATACCTCAAGGGTCAAGTTGATGTTGGTTTATGTTTCAGAGATAACCTTGCCCACTGCTTATGTACTGCATAGTAATGCAAGAAGACAATACCAAAACCAGAGCTCAGATCACGAATTTGTGAGTAAGACAATAGCTTTCAAATTCTAGTGCATAAATATTCCAGAGAAACATATCATATTTATCTAAATACTTCCTTATTTTGGCGGTAAGGAAGCATGAATGATGTCTGAGCTTGGAACTTGTTCACTGAACAAGTACAGTGGATGCAAAACCAGAAGAGATCTTACAGTTAGAAGCAAAAACAAACGTCATTCACCTAATATACTTTGATGTTATACATTTGATTTGTTCATGTTATTACTAATTCCAATAAATGTGTGAATCATACACAAttaatatcaattgaaaaaagcATAATACATACTAGCATGAAGGTTAATAGATATTACAAATCAAGATATCagttctataaataaaaaaatgccaTTGAAAAAGATTagtaacaaataattattataatacttattgtaaagatatttttgaaatgtaaatatGATGATATCAAATGTCTGCAAAAATTTAGCAGTTAAAAGTAGATTGACGTCTGCAGTGTGCAATGTCacttattttgtaaattcatatgTAAAACTGGTAAAGAGGTTTTTACCAGAACCTCATGATTCTTTAAAgatttgaaagttttgaatGATTAGAACAGCATTCAAAAAAGTATCTATTCAATAAAGACATACAAGATGAAATTTCTCAACGGTCTTGTTTGAGTGAATATCTTTTTTCAGAGAGTATTCAACTACTCAACCTAGAACTCAGAGTTTGCCTCctgtattttgatattatttgtcAGTTTTTATCGTATCATAAGATGTTTTTAGCAAATAAATATAACATGTGCAAACgttatgttcaattttatttaatccaaTACAACAGTTTCCAATCCAATACAATCAGAGTTTGCCTCctgtattttgatattatttgtcAGTTTTTATCGTATCATAAGATGTTTTTAGCAAATAAATATAACATGTGCAAACgttatgttcaattttatttaatccaaTACAACATACTAGACCTAATCAAGGGTTcactaaatattatttattcatcacattttGTACAAGTACTTGACATGAAGAAAACCATAAAAGCCTGATGCCTAAAGCTGTCCCGTTTCCAATATATACTATACAGTCTGGCACAAATTGTAGGTTATGCcactttcattttcaaaaaacaattcaCACTCCTCAAAGCTCAGAaaagcaaattttgaatcaaacagATATATTATTGGGAATTCCATTCGTATTGCTAATTTTATTGACTATTTGCAAAACTATTTGAATACATAGAGATTGATGTATGGATACTTCTCAAACATAATCTGTGCGATTCGCCACAAGTTAGCTCATGCATTGGATTCAACTACTGTACAAATGCAGTGtttgttttcgagaaaacaatGTGTTTGTTGACATTTTCCTGCactgaaaattaaatttcaaatcaatttcttGGACTTTTTCAGGTGTCTCAATCAGCTGGTAGTTGTGGTGATTCCtctgaagaagaaggaggaggaaacgAAAACTGTGAATCACAAGATGGAAACAATGAAATACTGGTAGTAAAAACAAAACCTAATCGAAACCGAGATGTCATAGATCAGGGAGATAGAAATGCAACACTCAAAACGACAGTTACAGAGCCTCATCAGTGTTCAGTCTGTACAAAACACTTCTCTCGTAGTAGTTACTTGAATGTCCACATGCGAactcacaccaaagagaaaccttaccagtgtacagtctgtacaaaACGTTTCTCTCAATCTAGTGCTttgaattttcacataaaaactcacaccaaagagaaaccttaccagtgtacagtctgtacaaaACGTTTCTCTCAATCtagtaatttgaattttcacatgaaaactcacaccaaagagaaaccttaccagtgtacagtctgtacaaaACACTTCTCTCGTAGTAGTGACTTGAATGTCCACATGCGAactcacaccaaagagaaaccttaccagtgtacagtctgtacaaaACGTTTCTCTCAATCTAGTACTTTAAATATTCACATGAGAactcacaccaaagagaaaccttaccagtgtacagtctgtacaaaAAGTTTCTCTCAATCTAGTGCTttgaattttcacataaaaactcacaccaaagagaaaccttaccagtgtacagtctgtacaaaACAATTCTCTCAGAGTAGTGATGTGAATGTCCACATGCGtactcacaccaaagagaaaccttaccagtgtacagtctgtacaaaACACTTCTCTCATAGTAGTGACTTGAATGTCCACATGCGAactcacaccaaagagaaaccttaccagtgtacagtctgtacaaaACGTTTCTCTCAATCTAGTACTTTGAATATTCACATGAGAactcacaccaaagagaaaCCTTACCAGTGTACAGTCTGTGCAAAAAGTTTCTCTCAATCTAGTAATTTGA
The sequence above is drawn from the Nilaparvata lugens isolate BPH chromosome 2, ASM1435652v1, whole genome shotgun sequence genome and encodes:
- the LOC111053161 gene encoding zinc finger protein 664, coding for MNPVLKVKSEPRDMDEDDIKEEIDIDYTMSWLGKQEVLVDEQVSSNPGSSLTVKEEETHSTGEESVREGDDEENESTLSKEITLPTAYVLHSNARRQYQNQSSDHEFVSQSAGSCGDSSEEEGGGNENCESQDGNNEILVVKTKPNRNRDVIDQGDRNATLKTTVTEPHQCSVCTKHFSRSSYLNVHMRTHTKEKPYQCTVCTKRFSQSSALNFHIKTHTKEKPYQCTVCTKRFSQSSNLNFHMKTHTKEKPYQCTVCTKHFSRSSDLNVHMRTHTKEKPYQCTVCTKRFSQSSTLNIHMRTHTKEKPYQCTVCTKSFSQSSALNFHIKTHTKEKPYQCTVCTKQFSQSSDVNVHMRTHTKEKPYQCTVCTKHFSHSSDLNVHMRTHTKEKPYQCTVCTKRFSQSSTLNIHMRTHTKEKPYQCTVCAKSFSQSSNLNVHKRTHMKEKPYQCTVCTKKFSRSNTLNVHMCTHTKEKP